The following proteins come from a genomic window of Armatimonadota bacterium:
- a CDS encoding DinB family protein, with protein MSGMRYQDQVVKQTQRALDDVLRAVDALPEDKRDWKPAETARSALNQLQEIAMSPQFFVRLIRDGKMLEFDDHAKEESEKLRKSFNTLAKCREAAKDGTSELCQIVSDFPDDRLEDEVTLPFAGGMVMTMADVLGLHAWNLTYHHGQVNYIQTMLGDLEMH; from the coding sequence GTGAGCGGAATGAGATACCAGGACCAAGTCGTCAAGCAGACTCAGCGTGCACTGGACGACGTGCTGCGCGCCGTGGACGCGCTGCCAGAGGACAAGAGGGACTGGAAGCCCGCAGAAACGGCGCGCTCAGCGCTGAACCAGCTGCAGGAGATCGCGATGTCTCCGCAGTTCTTCGTGCGGCTCATCCGCGACGGCAAAATGCTGGAGTTCGACGATCACGCCAAGGAGGAGTCTGAGAAGCTGCGAAAGAGCTTCAACACGCTCGCAAAGTGTCGAGAGGCGGCAAAGGACGGAACGTCCGAGCTTTGCCAGATCGTGAGCGATTTTCCTGACGATAGGCTCGAGGACGAGGTGACGCTGCCGTTCGCCGGCGGAATGGTGATGACGATGGCGGACGTTTTGGGCCTGCACGCCTGGAACCTGACCTATCACCACGGCCAGGTGAACTACATCCAGACGATGCTTGGCGACCTGGAGATGCACTAG
- the fsa gene encoding fructose-6-phosphate aldolase, whose product MKLFLDTGDVEEVRRVAEWGVVDGVTTNPSLIAKSGKGFRETVLKICDLLPGGAISAEVVATDYDGMLKEALEISSWHEQIVVKVPMIEDGVRLVTTLSGKGVRTNVTLVFSVTQALLAAKAGATIISNFVGRVDDLSGDGMEAVAATVEMVEQYGFKSEVLVASVRHPQHVADALEVGAQIATMPYKVMSQLFKHPLTEIGLQRFLDDWNKAGLSISDKASV is encoded by the coding sequence ATGAAGCTGTTCTTGGATACTGGTGACGTCGAAGAAGTGCGCAGGGTCGCCGAGTGGGGCGTCGTAGACGGCGTCACGACGAATCCAAGCCTGATAGCGAAGAGCGGCAAAGGGTTTCGAGAGACCGTTCTGAAGATCTGCGACTTGCTTCCCGGCGGGGCGATCAGCGCAGAGGTCGTCGCGACCGATTACGACGGGATGCTCAAAGAGGCGCTGGAGATTTCGAGCTGGCACGAGCAGATCGTCGTGAAAGTCCCGATGATCGAGGACGGCGTCCGGTTGGTGACGACTCTGTCAGGGAAAGGCGTTCGGACGAACGTGACGCTCGTGTTCAGCGTCACTCAGGCCCTGCTCGCAGCGAAGGCCGGCGCGACGATCATCAGCAACTTCGTCGGCCGGGTGGACGACCTGAGCGGGGACGGAATGGAGGCGGTCGCGGCAACGGTCGAGATGGTCGAGCAGTACGGCTTTAAGAGTGAGGTCTTGGTCGCGTCAGTCCGCCATCCGCAGCACGTCGCTGACGCTCTGGAAGTGGGCGCGCAGATCGCGACGATGCCTTACAAGGTGATGTCGCAACTGTTCAAACATCCGCTGACGGAGATCGGTCTGCAGCGGTTTCTGGACGACTGGAACAAGGCTGGGCTTTCGATTTCCGACAAGGCGTCCGTGTGA
- the mnmE gene encoding tRNA uridine-5-carboxymethylaminomethyl(34) synthesis GTPase MnmE gives MSVDRLSDTIVAPITATGGAVALVRLSGPDSWRIAEVVFGNWPQRIEPRRATYGRFSSGDDGLVIPFQQDSSYTGEQVVEMSVHGSVASVQHLLDSCVGAGARMAEPGEFTLRAFMNGRMDLTQAEGVRDTVAAATDSQLRQANLMREGSLRDEVRCIRSEIEGVLAAVEASTDFSEEVGDLDRAAARNRCLAAQAKITALLATEDASRVVRDGASVAIVGLPNAGKSSLLNALIGADRAIVTEVPGTTRDTVEAELSWKGLLVRLIDTAGLRESDDLIESLGVERSRSAIENADVVLYIYDNAVGWQDEDDELCRPIGRPCIIVANKIDLNPHAEQGLPVSTVTGHGLERLVEAVRKLVLQEPTSPALINSRHAPLLQGAREALDRVHETLSCPVPDDLAAVDLLAAIRLLGEVTGETATPDVIDRIFHDFCIGK, from the coding sequence ATGTCCGTCGACCGGCTCTCAGACACTATCGTGGCACCGATCACCGCCACCGGCGGCGCGGTCGCGCTCGTGCGGCTTTCGGGGCCGGATTCTTGGAGGATCGCAGAAGTCGTCTTTGGAAACTGGCCGCAGAGAATCGAGCCTCGGCGAGCGACGTACGGCAGGTTCTCATCCGGCGACGACGGCCTGGTGATTCCGTTTCAGCAAGACTCTTCTTATACAGGGGAGCAGGTGGTCGAGATGTCCGTGCACGGGTCTGTCGCCTCCGTTCAGCACCTGCTCGACTCTTGCGTAGGCGCAGGCGCGCGGATGGCCGAGCCGGGGGAGTTCACGCTCCGCGCCTTCATGAATGGTCGCATGGACCTGACCCAAGCAGAAGGCGTTCGCGACACTGTGGCCGCGGCTACGGATTCGCAGCTCCGGCAGGCCAACCTCATGCGCGAGGGCAGCCTCCGCGACGAAGTCCGCTGCATCCGCTCCGAGATCGAAGGAGTCCTTGCGGCGGTGGAGGCCTCCACCGACTTCAGCGAGGAGGTCGGTGATCTGGACCGAGCCGCAGCTCGGAACCGATGCCTCGCAGCCCAAGCCAAGATCACTGCCCTGCTAGCGACAGAAGATGCGAGCCGCGTGGTGCGCGACGGCGCAAGCGTCGCCATAGTTGGCCTGCCGAACGCCGGTAAGTCCTCCCTCCTCAACGCTTTGATCGGCGCAGACCGCGCTATCGTCACCGAGGTCCCCGGCACAACACGCGACACGGTCGAGGCCGAGCTCTCCTGGAAAGGGCTCCTCGTCCGCCTAATCGACACCGCCGGACTCCGCGAATCGGACGATCTGATCGAGTCTCTGGGCGTCGAGCGGTCCCGCTCAGCCATCGAGAACGCCGATGTCGTCCTCTACATCTACGACAACGCGGTCGGCTGGCAGGATGAGGACGATGAACTATGCCGGCCGATCGGGCGCCCCTGCATCATCGTCGCGAACAAGATCGACCTCAATCCGCACGCAGAGCAGGGACTCCCCGTTTCGACGGTGACCGGCCACGGGTTGGAGCGTCTCGTCGAAGCCGTGCGGAAGCTCGTCCTCCAAGAGCCGACCAGCCCTGCTCTTATCAACAGCCGTCACGCCCCGCTGTTACAAGGCGCGCGCGAAGCGCTGGACCGCGTACACGAGACCCTCTCTTGCCCAGTTCCGGACGACCTGGCGGCGGTCGATCTTCTGGCAGCTATCAGGCTACTCGGAGAGGTCACAGGCGAGACCGCCACTCCCGATGTCATCGATCGCATCTTCCACGATTTCTGCATTGGCAAGTAG